In Sphaeramia orbicularis chromosome 5, fSphaOr1.1, whole genome shotgun sequence, the genomic stretch TTTACtgcatgtattttttattgttgttaattGGTACCCCTGCCCTTTCAGTACCTGTCCTTGTCTGTGGATGCACCATTTTTCAGTGCCCCAGATATCCTTAAAATTGTTGTGACATCCCTCCCCACTGGCCCATACCCTAATTTCCCAGCCCCTTGTTCCCTGAACCACTACCCCATACGCAAAGGCCATCTTGAAAAGGAGCTGTGAGTCCTCCAAGTACGCAGTTATGGCTCCTCATTCTAATTTTATTCCTTCACACTTCCTCATCTGTAGGTATGTGGAGGTGTAGTCAAAGCAGGTGTAGAGGCTGGCAGTGATGGGCCTCTCCTGCAGACCCCCTCCCAAAGACGACCACGGGAGCCAGATGATggtaaacctttttttttatccaaaagtGTTTTAAGCCATTATTATGCTGTATCTGAGAATTTAGTCAAAGCTGAGCACCGCAACCTCATCATCAACATCTTCTCAGACTCCCTTGAAGGTCTGCCACGATCAGCTTGCAAACGGCCCAAGCTAGATGTTACTCTGGATGAGTGGGACCTGTCTGGCCTGCCTTGGTGGTTTCTGGGTAATCTCCGTAGTAACTACAGCCGTAGGAGTAATGGCTCTACCGACATCCACACAAACCAAGTAAGAAAACTTTTTTTGTCGTCAATATTGTAACATCATGTCAAAGCTGGGTCAAAGCCAGTCTGGACACTGTTTAGGCTTGAAACACTTAACCTTTATTCACTTATTTGTAAATATCATAAACTGGATTTTAACAGTAGTGGTCTCACTGATGTGTCAGCTGTCTCCTGCACAGGAAGAAGACACAGCCATTGTGTCCGACACCACAGATGACCTGTGGTTCTTGACGGAGGGTGAGAGTGAGCAGGTAAGCGTGGAGATGAAAGAGGCTGCTCTGGAGGAAGGgagtggaggagaaggagaagctccaccagatgatgatgatggaggaggGAAGGAAGAGAAGGCAGATCGAGAGGTACGAGTCATTGGTCTTTATTCAGTGTTGCAAATTGTGGAAAATATTCTTTAACAGTGACGCTGCTTGTTATCACTGATAATGAAGCTtagttttttatttaaccagatgcAGGAAGAGCCAGATGAAGACTCACAGTGCTTGAGTGATGATACTGATACAGAGATCTCCACGCAGGTCTGTACTATTCGCTGAATGCCGATGTTGTACTTAATTAAAATGTCTTAAGTCACACATTTGTCATTATGTCTGTTGCCCTTAGGATGCATGGCAATGCACAGAGTGCCGGAAGTTTAACACACCTCTACAGAGGTACTGTGTTCGCTGCTGGGCACTAAGGAAGAACTGGTACAAAGATGTCCCACGACTTGCCCATTCCCTTTCTGTTCCTGACATCCCAGCATGCAGTTCTCTCACCACCCATGATGAGGAAGATGACAGCGACACAGGCATTGATGTCCCAGATTGTAGCAGGACGGTGTCTGACCCAGTTATCCTGCCCTCCCACTCCACAGCTGACAGACCACTGCCCACTATGGTTACAGGGAAGGGCAAGGGGCCTCGGCTGTCTGCCTTTCACAAGGATGAGCAGCTCTCAGGGGGCGAGAGTCAAGAAAATCTGGACATGGAAGTTGAAGTTCGGCCTGAGGCGCTGTTGGAGCCTTGCAAGCTCTGTCGAGTGCGTCCACGTAATGGGAATATAATACACGGACGTACAGCTCACCTGCTAACCTGCTTCCCATGTGCCCGAAGACTTCACAAGTTCCAAGCTCCTTGCCCAGGATGTGGAAAAATTATTCAAAAAGTTATTAAGATATTCATTCTCTAAAAATACGAGCGCACACTCACACATATTAGCTCCTCAGAATCTAATGTataaatattttgtatttttaagtgaatttgaccATACAGCTGCATGCAGTTGGGTATTCAGTCTCTGCTCTTAAGACACCTACAAAACATGCACCTTACCACCTAACTTTAACAATTTCACACAAAGTATCACACCTGGTGATGCTAGCTTATGGTTGAATGGTTTGTTTTACTTCTCACTGCCTCTGAAGTATTGTTTAAAGAAGCCTCAGATTTTGtaaagcagttttttttgttgcagTGCCACATATAACAAGGGATCAAGAATAAGAGCaggagtatttatttatttattggaggCCATGGTAGAGTAGCCTGCTCATGTGAGCCTATGGTTTCATTTCATTAAGGTGGGTTCTTACtggtttttgcatttcatttgttAAATGGCTCCAGTCAAGAACATGCAATGCTTCcttttgtttgtcttgttttttttttcctccattttaatCACTTAGGCTAAAATGGACTAATCACTATCTTAATCCAACAacatttttgtgagatttttgcAGATCTTTTTTCGTTTTTCATTTTTGGATTATAAATATAATCATTGAAGGAAGAGTAGGCATGTTGTAAACCCTAATTTTTGAACAGCCGCAGCTACAAaactttttttaaatgcattttctgAGCATAAGTGAATGTTCTATAATATACAGATGTGCTTTTCTCTGCATAGTATTTTAAGAAGCAGAATAGAAGCCTGCTTGTGAATGCACAGCTGAAGTACTTACTCAGACTTTCTTTTCGACTTATATTTTGATGTTGATATGGAACAAATGTGTACTATTGCCAAGCTTTTAATGACAGATACTCCTGCAGTAAATTACACCATATATTTGCTGGTTAATATTTTAATGCTTTTCTTCAGGAAGAAATGATTTACCTCCCTTCCTGaacataagtaaaaaaaaattgtatatatttgtatttaatttatttatgattCAGTTGTAATTGTTCAGATTACCATCTCTGATGAAGCAgactaaaactgcacttgttacattcaacagctttttttttttttttttgctaaagtagCTAAGAATGTACCCTCAGTGGAAATGACTGTACTATTGAGTTTGGGGATTAATTGAAGCGTTACACTGCCATTATAGTGAATTTCTATGTCTTTGTTTGATAGTTCTTTTGTTTGAAGATTGTATTGctggacttccttgtttccttTAACGCAGTATGTGAGCTGTCTACTAATTCAGTATATGCTACAGTGTCTGCAGTAGGAGTGACACTATATTCAGTGACAGTAGGCATTATACCGTAACTCAGCTCTGCTTGGCCTAGAGGGAATATCGTAGTTCTTTGGTGTACTTTTCACGCGCGCTTAATGTTTCTGCCAGCAGGTGGAGAAGTCTCTATATAATATAATCTGGTACCACCAGAAGTTGTACAGTACCAGTAGTCCATGTAATACACTTATAGAGCATGCCTCCTGTTGTGACTTGAACCAGCACTGGGCTGGTGTGACAGCTATATTAGCTATACAAAACTATAAAGATAACTGTAGCCTGTGGTATTATCTTTGTGCAACCTGACAAAGGTATAGTAGATACAGACCTCATAAGAAAATGGCATATTACAGAGTCATCCCAGTGGTGCTGGTTTGAATTGACAATTATAGACAATAAAACTACAATGTGGACAAATATGGTACAGataatgtagttttttttccGCACATGTCCAATAAAATCACGTTTTGTAAAGATAGAGTCTTTGgttatttgtttcattttgttcactttctaACCAGAGCGACAATTGATGTGTAGTACCCACTGGTGGGGTGAGGGTGTTTTGGCTGAGGAATAATAAGTCTTTTTATGACGGGCCAGCTGTCATGTGTCCTCTCTTCCTCGACTGGGTTCCAGCACCTGCGTCTTTCCTCTGCTTACTCACTGTTCTTGTGCTTACTCGTGTCCGCCTTATTTTTGTCCTCCTGTGTAGAAGTGGGACAGACACCCGGCTCTAAGCAGCACATGTAACACTGCTGGTATCTACTGTAACTGTGACTGTTTTACCCCAGGGTGTTATTTAGATActgatctagtctagtctattttttttaatggaaagtaCCGTGTGATGCTCTTCTTACAAAGCATCCACTACTCGGAATAAAACGGACATATTTAGTCAGTAATAATGTTAAAACAATAGCTATTTTTCCACAACAAACACACAGTGCTGATTAAAAATGTAATGTAGTGCAATATAATGTTAAACCTTTATAATTCTCGTAACATTAATTTTTAGCTTTATCTTTAGGATTTATTTCACGGTTCAGTAATTGAATAAACGAATataaactgtaacacacaactatttagcttttttttattcaactttttgAAGACATACTGTATTTTGATGTTAAAGAAATACTTCCAATATATCTGATTAGAATTGTTTTTAATATTCTAGACACATCTAAATGTTTTAGGGTTTTTTCCATTGTTTGGCaagtgtttgtcatgtttttaccaGTATAAATACAACACCAATTCCAAAAACTTAgaatgttgtgtaaaatttacATTAAAAGCAGCAAACATGGCCCGTCCCAACATTTTTGAGATGTGCTGCTGCcattaaatttcctttttttcttataatagtAAATTTTCTCAGGTTTAAATGAGATATGTTTGATATGTTCTATTGTGAAGAAAATATGGATGTATGAgacctgtttttatttacattgtaAAGAGCTTTTTAGAATTGGAGCGGTAGTTCAACATCAAAAATAAGCATTTAGTGGCTTCATCTTTCACTAAGGCCCAGAAACAATCCTTTAAACTGATGTGAAATAATGATTTGGTATTTTCATATTatcagactgatatgaaattttccatcACGTCAATTTTTCTTGTCATTCAGAAGTTACATTTATGCATTGAAAAACAATGCAAAGGGAGTAAAAAAGGATTAAAGTTTAATGCAGGGGAATGAAAAACCATGAATACTACagataaaagtacaaaaataatgtgTGCACTGAAACATACAGCAACGAAATATGTAAGAAGTGCAGTGTCAAGAACAATAGACTTAAATGAACAGTGAGGTCAAAGCCAATACTGATGTAACAAACTAGATATTCTCAGTGAAATATATGAGTAATTTTGTAAATTGTCATATAAAAttccttaacccgtaaagacacaaaccatccactgatctaaactatttaatacctgttgatccattaatcctatcaatacatgtaaataattggtgtaaaattcagtttgttatcttttcatgctcatcagatatgacccatttggacattcagagactcggtagttaccgtggaaacaccgtcatcttctacaacattgattcaccagtaaaactcatggagttggatcaatgacaatggatggacacattgggtttatgttcagttaatgatcgattttgttgaaaagtcacttttacttcagttttctgtttctgatctaataaccttcaacgttactctgagctttagtgaacagctacatgatcaatgaattaaatacaggaaaatatatgattattacagaaaaaagcacaaaatacagagcataatattataataaatagtgataaatcacttaagaaaggttaaataaagaacaaattcatttgggagctgccataaaagtaggactgggtctttatgggttaaacagcccaataaaaatgtgttggtACAAAGTGCTTTGACGGTAGGTCCGATATCAGGTGAGACACCACACGGTAAGGAGAAGGGTGTTGCTATCCTCTTTTTGATTGGTACTAGAGTACTGTACTAAATGCTTGTAACCGCCATACCAGAACACTTTCCTTCACTATGCATCTAATTCAAGAATGGCATACCACTTTGTCTCTGGCGTCTGGCGCGTCACTGAGTGTAGAGACGAAGAATGGCATAACACCCCTGGTGACATGGCACCCAGAGCTTGGCAGCTCTAGAATGGCATGGCCAAGGGAGTGGTAGGGGATCTGTATGTTTCCATGGCGACTGTACCTCCATCCCAACATCCCAGAATAACTTAACACATTCTTCTTTTATCCCCTATGGCGTATGCAATACTTCCTAGAGGAAAAAATACTTAGGATAAAAGCCCCGTTGAACATTGCTCCAATACTTTCAGCAGTTTTTATCCTTTTATTGCTCTTGTGACCACAGTGTTTTTGTTCTCTCCATTGTAAAGTACATTTATAGATATTTTTCTTGTCACTCTTCTGTGTCCTTTGTCTGCATGCCTCCATGATGGCAAGCCTGAGCCTGTGAACCCCCCTTTGCTTCCCTCTACTGTGTCTGGGTATCTGTATCTTTGTGGCCAGGACCTGTAATTCTCACCTCTGTGAAGATACacactacagacacacacattctctCTGTTGTGTCCGGCTATTTGGTCGCTCCAGAAACCAGGCCGCTAAATTTGTCCCACTGCTGACATGGGAGAAGGTCAGTGGAGCCAGAGAAAAACAAAGATAGGGAGACGGAAAAAGACACGAGGATGGAGagaatttcaaaataaaagtagaaatgCGAGGAATCACAGTTATGGGAAAGATGAGACACAAAGTCAAAGTTTCTTTTAAACACAGCAGGCCAATGTTGATGGAAATGCTGGACTGGCTGGTATCAGGCCATAGTTTCTCTACCATCCATCCACTGAAATTACACAATGTAAATAGTGCTTCTCCAGGAGAAACTATTCTGATTGTGGTTTACACTCGAGCAGCATCTAGGTGTAAATTGCCCTCAAATTAAAGCGGATAGATGTTGTGAGGACCAGGCTTTACTGTGTCAGATACCTCTCTGATTAACTTACAGTAACATAGACAGAACCTACTGTAAGACATGAAAACTATTGGGTGAGCCTGTTTAAAGTGTCATACGTTGAGTATCATACATAGCATTATTTGAATATCTGAAATCATCTGGTTGTTTGCAGCAGTTATTTACAGTAAATAACTTTAGGTCTACCATGTGCTGTGAAGTATGTTAGTGTGAAGTGTGTTATGTGTGTAggtatgtgtgtgttgtctgtgcgCTGGAGCCTTGCAGTGAGTGGGATGCCAGTGAAGGGAAGGGCAGCGGATGGCTCAGGGGCTCAGTCCATTCCTGTGATTTAACATGACACCACTTGCACTAAGACTGCAACAGCTGCGTATGCACATGCCGGCCATTCTGTTTGTTGTAGGGGATTACTCTGTGATAAAAGCCC encodes the following:
- the mdm4 gene encoding protein Mdm4 isoform X1 produces the protein MNSLSTQPPPSNSSCRTLPGEGNRVQPKAPLLQILRVAGAQQEVFTLKEVMHYLGQYIMGKQLYDKQRQHIVHCQDDPLGELLEVESFSVKNPSPVYEMLKKYLVVLDAAENLSVGRECVEGGVEDRGQVCGGVVKAGVEAGSDGPLLQTPSQRRPREPDDDSLEGLPRSACKRPKLDVTLDEWDLSGLPWWFLGNLRSNYSRRSNGSTDIHTNQLSPAQEEDTAIVSDTTDDLWFLTEGESEQVSVEMKEAALEEGSGGEGEAPPDDDDGGGKEEKADREMQEEPDEDSQCLSDDTDTEISTQDAWQCTECRKFNTPLQRYCVRCWALRKNWYKDVPRLAHSLSVPDIPACSSLTTHDEEDDSDTGIDVPDCSRTVSDPVILPSHSTADRPLPTMVTGKGKGPRLSAFHKDEQLSGGESQENLDMEVEVRPEALLEPCKLCRVRPRNGNIIHGRTAHLLTCFPCARRLHKFQAPCPGCGKIIQKVIKIFIL
- the mdm4 gene encoding protein Mdm4 isoform X2; protein product: MNSLSTQPPPSNSSCRTLPGEGNRVQPKAPLLQILRVAGAQQEVFTLKEVMHYLGQYIMGKQLYDKQRQHIVHCQDDPLGELLEVESFSVKNPSPVYEMLKKYLVVLDAAENLSVGRECVEGGVEDRGQVCGGVVKAGVEAGSDGPLLQTPSQRRPREPDDDSLEGLPRSACKRPKLDVTLDEWDLSGLPWWFLGNLRSNYSRRSNGSTDIHTNQEEDTAIVSDTTDDLWFLTEGESEQVSVEMKEAALEEGSGGEGEAPPDDDDGGGKEEKADREMQEEPDEDSQCLSDDTDTEISTQDAWQCTECRKFNTPLQRYCVRCWALRKNWYKDVPRLAHSLSVPDIPACSSLTTHDEEDDSDTGIDVPDCSRTVSDPVILPSHSTADRPLPTMVTGKGKGPRLSAFHKDEQLSGGESQENLDMEVEVRPEALLEPCKLCRVRPRNGNIIHGRTAHLLTCFPCARRLHKFQAPCPGCGKIIQKVIKIFIL
- the mdm4 gene encoding protein Mdm4 isoform X3; translated protein: MTLWVSCWKLRASLSKIQALCMKCSRSIWLCLVCGGVVKAGVEAGSDGPLLQTPSQRRPREPDDDSLEGLPRSACKRPKLDVTLDEWDLSGLPWWFLGNLRSNYSRRSNGSTDIHTNQLSPAQEEDTAIVSDTTDDLWFLTEGESEQVSVEMKEAALEEGSGGEGEAPPDDDDGGGKEEKADREMQEEPDEDSQCLSDDTDTEISTQDAWQCTECRKFNTPLQRYCVRCWALRKNWYKDVPRLAHSLSVPDIPACSSLTTHDEEDDSDTGIDVPDCSRTVSDPVILPSHSTADRPLPTMVTGKGKGPRLSAFHKDEQLSGGESQENLDMEVEVRPEALLEPCKLCRVRPRNGNIIHGRTAHLLTCFPCARRLHKFQAPCPGCGKIIQKVIKIFIL